One window from the genome of Rhodocyclaceae bacterium encodes:
- a CDS encoding FAD-dependent oxidoreductase codes for MDAHTDVLVIGGGGAGLAAAAEAAAAGRRVILLEKNAAPGGSTSWSVGSVTATSTALQRRAGIEDSAQAHFEDLGLHAGALAPRDNLALRRLLADNTTEMLEWLISLGVVFVGPMPEPPHRVARMHNVVPNSKSFAYHLSRHCKRLGVDIRCSMKTERLITDDGAVLGVEARAADGTLHRFLARGGVVLASGDYSGATDLKARFASEAVADVDAVNATSTGDGHRMAMAVGARVINGDIVRGPIMRFIPPTRPNLIQRLPPARPIARLIAWSMDVLPQWILRPFLMSFLTTALGPSTDLFTEGAILVNDAGRRFTDELGKPAQDIVHQGERKAWIVFDQALAQRFTAWPFFVSTAPGVAYAYLDDYRRNRADIFHRADTVEQLARSMGIDGDGLVETLAQYNGGERGSRPALVQPPFHALGPVKGYVVFTDGGLQVSEQLEVVGASGQPIPGLYAAGSTGQGGLLLEGHGHHLGWAFISGRIAGRNAGQRAEQSR; via the coding sequence ATGGATGCGCACACCGATGTCCTGGTGATCGGCGGTGGCGGCGCCGGCCTTGCGGCAGCGGCCGAGGCCGCAGCTGCCGGCCGCAGGGTCATCCTGCTGGAAAAGAATGCCGCGCCCGGGGGCTCGACATCATGGTCCGTGGGTTCCGTCACGGCTACCTCCACGGCGCTGCAGCGGCGTGCCGGCATCGAGGATTCTGCGCAGGCCCACTTCGAGGACCTCGGCCTCCATGCCGGGGCGCTCGCGCCGCGCGACAACCTCGCCCTGCGGCGCCTCTTGGCAGACAACACGACCGAGATGCTCGAGTGGCTCATTTCGCTCGGCGTGGTCTTCGTCGGCCCCATGCCGGAGCCGCCGCACCGCGTCGCCCGCATGCACAACGTGGTGCCGAACTCGAAGTCCTTTGCGTATCACCTCTCACGCCACTGCAAGCGCCTCGGCGTCGATATTCGCTGCTCGATGAAGACCGAGCGTCTGATCACCGATGATGGTGCAGTCCTCGGCGTGGAGGCGCGCGCCGCCGACGGCACCCTGCATCGGTTCCTGGCCCGGGGCGGCGTGGTGCTGGCGAGCGGCGACTACAGCGGCGCAACCGACCTCAAGGCGCGCTTCGCCTCGGAGGCAGTCGCCGACGTCGATGCCGTGAATGCAACGAGCACCGGTGATGGTCACCGGATGGCCATGGCCGTGGGCGCGCGGGTGATCAATGGCGACATCGTTCGCGGCCCGATCATGCGCTTCATACCGCCGACGCGGCCGAACCTGATCCAGCGCCTGCCGCCGGCCCGGCCGATCGCCCGGCTCATCGCGTGGTCGATGGACGTGCTGCCGCAATGGATCCTGCGCCCCTTCCTGATGAGCTTCCTCACCACCGCGCTCGGTCCGTCGACTGATCTGTTCACGGAAGGAGCGATCCTCGTCAACGATGCCGGCCGCCGCTTCACCGATGAACTCGGCAAGCCCGCCCAGGACATCGTCCACCAGGGCGAGCGCAAGGCGTGGATCGTCTTCGACCAGGCGCTCGCGCAGCGCTTCACCGCCTGGCCCTTCTTCGTGTCGACGGCGCCCGGGGTTGCCTACGCCTACCTCGACGACTACCGGCGCAATCGCGCGGATATCTTCCATCGTGCAGATACGGTCGAGCAACTCGCCCGCTCGATGGGGATCGACGGCGATGGCCTCGTCGAGACGCTCGCGCAATACAACGGGGGCGAGCGCGGCAGCCGCCCGGCCCTGGTGCAGCCGCCGTTCCATGCCCTCGGTCCGGTGAAGGGTTACGTGGTGTTCACCGACGGTGGCCTGCAGGTCTCCGAGCAGTTGGAGGTGGTCGGGGCCTCGGGGCAGCCGATCCCCGGCCTGTACGCGGCCGGCTCTACCGGACAGGGCGGACTGCTGCTCGAGGGGCATGGACACCACCTGGGCTGGGCCTTCATTTCCGGACGTATTGCAGGGCGCAATGCGGGACAGAGAGCGGAGCAGTCACGATGA
- a CDS encoding SDR family oxidoreductase, with protein sequence MKHGVAVIVGATGLIGQRLAHHLQGTGSWDLIGLCRNAARPSPIPLLSVDLVDAASCRQALAGLDEVTHVFYTARFDHPEGVHESVETNATMLRNVVDAIDDASPRLVHVHAVHGTKYYGHNLGPIPVPASEDSARASRVNFYFPQEDYLRERSKVRPWTWSTSRPHIFCDDSPGTPRNLPLLIAVYASVLREAGEPLYFPGTEASYRARTQFTDLSMLSRMIEWMAITPACANQAFNVVNGDCPRWCDLWPVFAACFDMQPGPVRPARLRDMMAPRAAQWDAIVTRHALEPSSLGDAVLWEYGDYVFWPEWDIVSDMKKARQHGFTEQLDSARQLVALFDRMRAQRIIP encoded by the coding sequence ATGAAGCACGGCGTGGCAGTGATCGTCGGCGCGACCGGCCTGATCGGGCAGCGTCTGGCGCACCACCTGCAGGGTACCGGTTCGTGGGACCTCATCGGACTTTGCCGCAACGCAGCCCGGCCGAGCCCGATACCCCTGCTGTCGGTGGACCTGGTCGATGCCGCAAGCTGCCGGCAGGCCTTGGCGGGCCTCGATGAGGTCACGCATGTGTTCTATACGGCACGTTTCGACCATCCCGAAGGCGTCCATGAGTCGGTCGAAACCAACGCGACCATGCTGCGCAACGTGGTCGATGCAATCGATGACGCCTCGCCCCGCCTCGTCCATGTGCACGCCGTGCACGGAACCAAGTATTACGGCCACAACCTCGGGCCGATTCCGGTGCCGGCCAGCGAAGACAGCGCCCGGGCCTCGAGGGTCAACTTCTACTTCCCGCAAGAGGACTACCTGCGCGAGCGCAGCAAGGTGCGTCCCTGGACGTGGAGTACCTCGCGCCCGCACATCTTCTGCGACGACTCACCCGGGACACCCCGAAACCTTCCGCTGCTGATCGCGGTCTACGCATCCGTCCTGCGCGAAGCCGGGGAGCCCCTGTACTTTCCCGGCACCGAGGCCAGTTACCGCGCGCGTACGCAGTTCACCGATCTTTCGATGCTGTCCCGGATGATCGAATGGATGGCGATCACGCCAGCCTGCGCGAACCAGGCGTTCAATGTCGTGAATGGCGACTGCCCGCGCTGGTGCGACCTGTGGCCGGTGTTTGCCGCCTGCTTCGACATGCAGCCCGGGCCGGTCCGTCCCGCCCGGCTGCGCGACATGATGGCGCCTCGGGCTGCGCAATGGGACGCCATCGTCACTCGCCATGCCCTCGAGCCCTCGAGCCTTGGCGATGCGGTGTTGTGGGAGTACGGCGATTATGTGTTCTGGCCGGAGTGGGACATCGTTTCAGACATGAAAAAAGCCCGCCAGCACGGCTTCACGGAGCAACTCGACAGTGCCCGGCAGCTCGTCGCGCTGTTCGACCGGATGCGTGCGCAGCGGATCATTCCGTAG
- a CDS encoding tripartite tricarboxylate transporter substrate binding protein, with amino-acid sequence MKSICRALIIASLSVAATAHAQTYPDKPIRWIVPWPPGGGADVLSRMLSGRLAELMGQPVIIDNRGGAAGNIGAEVAARSTPDGYTIAFAYSGTHSINPHIYSKMPFRDSDFAPVIWLSMVPQVLVVNPAVPAKTVKELITLARARPGELTFGSSGNGAINHLTGELFNMRAGTKILHVPYKGGGPASIALISGEISMIFGEPATIVQQVRSGKLRAIAVTSAARAKAMPELPTLAESGIADYEVTSWNGVLAPAATPREIINRLNTEFNRMIAAPSMQARMLEFGFEPTGGTPERFGSLIRDELAKWAPVVKAASIKID; translated from the coding sequence ATGAAGAGCATCTGCCGCGCATTGATCATCGCATCGCTGTCGGTTGCCGCGACTGCCCATGCACAGACCTATCCGGACAAGCCCATTCGCTGGATCGTGCCGTGGCCACCAGGTGGCGGTGCCGATGTGCTGTCGCGCATGCTGAGCGGGCGCCTGGCCGAGCTGATGGGACAGCCGGTGATCATCGACAACCGCGGTGGCGCGGCGGGCAACATCGGCGCGGAGGTCGCCGCACGCTCGACCCCCGACGGCTACACCATTGCCTTCGCCTACTCCGGCACGCACTCGATCAATCCACACATCTATTCGAAGATGCCGTTCCGCGACAGCGATTTTGCGCCGGTGATCTGGTTGTCGATGGTGCCCCAGGTACTGGTGGTCAATCCGGCCGTCCCGGCCAAGACGGTGAAGGAACTGATCACGCTTGCCCGCGCGCGCCCCGGTGAGCTGACCTTCGGTTCCAGCGGCAACGGCGCCATCAACCACCTGACCGGTGAGCTGTTCAACATGCGCGCTGGCACGAAGATCCTGCATGTTCCCTACAAAGGGGGTGGCCCGGCCTCGATCGCGCTGATCTCGGGCGAGATCAGCATGATCTTCGGTGAGCCGGCGACCATCGTGCAACAGGTCAGGTCGGGCAAGCTGCGCGCGATCGCAGTGACCAGCGCGGCGCGCGCCAAGGCCATGCCCGAGTTGCCGACGCTGGCCGAGTCCGGTATTGCAGATTACGAGGTCACTTCCTGGAACGGCGTGCTGGCTCCGGCGGCGACCCCGCGTGAAATCATCAACCGGCTGAATACCGAATTCAACCGGATGATCGCGGCACCGAGCATGCAGGCAAGGATGCTCGAATTCGGATTCGAGCCTACTGGCGGAACGCCGGAGCGGTTCGGGAGCCTGATCCGCGATGAGCTTGCCAAATGGGCGCCGGTCGTCAAGGCGGCCAGCATCAAGATCGATTGA
- a CDS encoding FAD-dependent oxidoreductase encodes MNNEDIRDVVVVGGGLGGLSTAVRAAQLGLRVTVLERGEEELYLCNSRFSGGILHIAQHNVLEPAEQLEQVILEATLGEADPALARTLALDARRAVGWLAEAGTRFIKVGQIVWQQHVLAPPRPITPGLDWKGRGPDVTLRVLEAQLTKAGGSILRGTAACSLMESGGRCIGVEAQSRDGKALQFPARAVVLADGGFQANLQMIGEHITPAPARLKQRGAATGVGDGMRMARALGAEVSPLNAFYGHMLSRDSFTNDKVWPYPQLDELGTAGIVVNADGERFVDEGMGGVYVANMIARLADPLSTWAVFDEAIWNGPGKDARIPANPHLVRGGGTVLQAATLTDLAAQMHVPAERLMLTAERYNDAIAQGSGEQLSPRRTSTRISARPLREGPFYAVPLCAGITYTMGGICISADARVVRGGGESISGLYAVGATTGGLEGGSGAGYVGGLIKAATFGIRAAEDIARTIR; translated from the coding sequence ATGAACAACGAAGATATCCGTGATGTAGTCGTCGTCGGTGGCGGCCTGGGCGGGTTGAGTACGGCCGTGCGCGCGGCCCAGCTCGGCCTGCGCGTGACCGTGCTGGAACGCGGCGAGGAAGAGCTGTACCTCTGCAACTCGCGTTTCTCGGGGGGCATACTGCATATCGCCCAGCACAACGTGCTCGAGCCGGCGGAACAGCTTGAACAGGTCATCCTCGAAGCCACCCTGGGCGAGGCGGATCCAGCGCTCGCCCGCACGCTTGCGCTCGATGCCCGCCGTGCCGTAGGCTGGCTCGCCGAAGCGGGCACACGGTTCATCAAGGTCGGACAGATCGTGTGGCAGCAGCATGTCCTTGCGCCACCGCGACCGATCACCCCCGGCCTGGATTGGAAGGGGCGCGGACCGGATGTAACGCTCCGGGTGCTCGAAGCGCAGTTGACCAAGGCGGGGGGCTCGATACTGCGCGGCACCGCCGCCTGCAGCCTGATGGAAAGCGGCGGCAGGTGCATCGGGGTCGAAGCGCAGTCGCGGGACGGCAAGGCCCTGCAGTTTCCCGCGCGTGCGGTCGTACTCGCCGATGGCGGCTTCCAGGCGAACCTGCAGATGATCGGCGAACACATCACCCCTGCACCGGCCAGGCTCAAGCAGCGTGGCGCTGCAACCGGTGTCGGCGATGGCATGCGCATGGCCCGCGCGCTCGGCGCCGAAGTCAGTCCGCTGAACGCCTTCTATGGCCACATGCTGTCGCGCGACTCGTTCACCAACGACAAGGTCTGGCCTTATCCGCAGCTTGACGAACTCGGCACCGCCGGTATCGTCGTCAACGCGGACGGTGAGCGTTTCGTGGATGAAGGCATGGGTGGCGTCTACGTGGCCAACATGATCGCCCGGCTCGCCGACCCGCTCTCGACCTGGGCCGTTTTCGACGAGGCGATCTGGAACGGCCCGGGCAAGGACGCCCGGATTCCAGCCAATCCGCATCTGGTCAGGGGCGGGGGTACGGTGCTGCAGGCAGCCACCCTGACCGACCTGGCCGCGCAGATGCACGTTCCCGCCGAGCGGTTGATGCTGACTGCAGAGCGGTACAACGACGCCATCGCACAAGGCAGCGGCGAGCAGCTCAGCCCGCGCAGGACGTCCACCCGGATCTCCGCCCGGCCCCTGCGGGAAGGCCCGTTCTATGCCGTGCCCCTGTGTGCAGGCATCACCTACACGATGGGCGGCATCTGCATCAGCGCCGATGCCCGCGTGGTTCGCGGCGGCGGCGAGTCGATCAGCGGCCTGTACGCCGTCGGCGCGACGACCGGTGGGCTGGAAGGCGGCAGCGGTGCCGGTTATGTCGGTGGACTGATCAAGGCGGCCACCTTCGGCATTCGTGCAGCCGAAGACATCGCGCGAACGATCCGATGA
- a CDS encoding GFA family protein, whose amino-acid sequence MKVSGRCQCGQITYEATVDPEQVGICHCTDCRRLSGAPYRVRLPVPIEDFKLLSGSPKTYLKTGDSGARRMHAFCAECGSPVYASAPESPTSITLRVCCLDHANDLPPKRQIWCRSALSWAGPLEGLPGLDRQ is encoded by the coding sequence TTGAAGGTGAGCGGACGGTGTCAATGCGGGCAGATCACCTATGAGGCGACGGTTGATCCGGAGCAGGTCGGAATCTGCCACTGCACCGATTGCCGAAGGTTGTCGGGCGCACCGTACCGCGTGCGCCTGCCGGTACCGATCGAGGATTTCAAGCTGCTGAGCGGCAGCCCGAAGACATACCTCAAGACGGGCGACAGCGGTGCGCGCCGGATGCATGCGTTCTGCGCCGAGTGCGGAAGCCCGGTCTACGCCAGCGCGCCGGAAAGCCCGACCTCGATCACGCTGCGCGTGTGCTGCCTCGATCACGCAAACGACCTGCCGCCGAAGAGACAGATCTGGTGCCGCTCGGCACTGTCCTGGGCTGGGCCGCTCGAGGGATTGCCTGGCCTCGACCGACAGTGA
- a CDS encoding DUF4011 domain-containing protein, which produces MVPPDPPSRRPEVQKSRSPTAPQRHRNGPTLNTPAPTAAAAPLLEITLDADAILGYASIQCGVPVVRSLVLVHAGDAPLEDLQVEVACNPPFARGVMLRFDRLQPGERRHVAPLDLPPDHAFLANLAEAVQASITVAVRTGDRELARATQAVEVLAYDQWAGTRSLPELLAAFSMPNDPAVDSLVGKASQLLKVAQPGLSMDGYQSKRREAVWQQVSALYTAVCNEGLQYVEPPASFGTDGQKVRTPGRILEHRVGSCLDLAMLFASCLEQAGLGAVVLLKEGHAWIGAWLHDAAFPDPLVDDVQSVRKRVASGELLVFETTGVAQHPTQRPSLRIALEQGQGYLADGGQFLYAIDIRRARAVHIRPLPSRSMAVDGPGADTDKGAAGGTPAAAAAPIEPMPDLPPLDPALLRIVDAGPDDTPEGRLSKWKSKLLDLTLRNRLLNFKPSKSTLRIAAPDLAALEDALSDGGEFRLRAEPEIMDGKDPRSSEVHRNRTGQTPWDEMARNALADRELLVRLSPEDLSATLTNLFRKAREGLEEGGANTLFIAFGLLRWTDTERAEASHLAPILLVPVTLLRQSVRSGFRLVRHDDDAIVNPTLLQMMRLREEIRIGDLGSLGSTASAGAAAEALPTDDKGIDVARLLQAFRLAVTDLKQWEVLDEAHLGLFSFTKYLMWKDLQDRTAQLKANRVVQHLIDRPGEAFVRDEPLPGLDRLDDTYAPQDILAPLIADSSQLKAICAIDAGRDLVLEGPPGTGKSQTITNLIAHLLAKGRTVLFVSEKLAALEVVHRRLEQIGLGPFCLELHSAKAKKAEIVRALGATLDIAARKPSGEWQREADRLGALRQSLNGLVDALHRAYPNGLTVFDAIGTCIAAQGRDDAAPASPMPWPDPQVHDREALDALRELSRRMASLADPVGRIEGHPLAAIGHTEWSPSWQDDLLAAARTLDTAIAAFQQAAQAVGAHLKLPCSGLSMDGWRCLDQLADLLLAAPTVPAGLARAAHDARARARIQVLSRCGRARNAHWQAIGPGWTPLLAKLNAIELQAEWSQASATWWPKSALDKRSMRKRLAAFRDDGAPPAADAIPMLFEPLAAVNEEDQLLRSMQDDAQALLQEQFDGIATDWAAVAGHERWAKQFADSVTRVAGSDPARTHALRATLQPLVAEDRALLRPDGPVGRALVEQRDAWRALNTALQAVEALAKTALEHVTAPAAASVTASAPAPVQGATAAGGALERIRSTLAGWAAAHRRLQPWCLWRKVREQAIAHGLQGIVATLENAGSSRTVPLAAIASHFEYSYRHWWVKKTIDGEPLLRGFSSADHTRCILEFRDADARFQALTQAYIAAKLAAGVPWSGLSLPGADAELGRLRRELQKQRRHLPIRQLVQALPTLLPRLKPCLLMSPLSVAQYLDAGYAPFDLVVFDEASQITVWDAVGTIARGRQLVVVGDPKQLPPTNFFNKSTDNDGATTDEEQIEDLESILDECLGAGMNRSSLQWHYRSRHESLIAFSNVTYYESSLITFPSPVTNDTAVRYERVEGVYDRGGSRTNRIEAEAVVAAIERHYLDAPAAADGTPIDRKPRSIGVVTFNQPQQALIETLLDQRRSTNAELDRAISAASNEPLFIKNLENVQGDERDVICFSTTFGLDAAGRMTMNFGPLNGEGGHRRLNVAITRAREAVRIFSSLDPGQIDTSKVRAAGVRDLKHYLDFAIKGPRALIAQSTPTGREPESPFEQAVMQALRERGWDVHAQVGCSGYRIDLAVVDPNAPGRYLLGIECDGRTYHSGATARDRDRLRQFVLENLGWKIARVWSTDWWRDAEGEVDKLVACLRSSEVQAP; this is translated from the coding sequence ATGGTCCCTCCCGATCCGCCGTCCCGCCGTCCCGAAGTCCAGAAGTCCAGAAGTCCCACCGCACCCCAGCGCCACCGAAACGGACCGACCCTGAACACCCCTGCGCCCACTGCCGCCGCCGCGCCCCTCCTCGAGATCACCCTCGACGCCGATGCCATCCTCGGCTACGCATCGATCCAGTGTGGGGTGCCGGTGGTGCGATCCCTCGTGCTGGTCCATGCCGGCGACGCGCCGCTGGAAGACCTGCAGGTCGAGGTCGCCTGCAACCCACCGTTCGCGCGCGGGGTCATGCTGCGCTTCGACCGCCTGCAGCCGGGCGAGCGCCGGCATGTCGCACCGCTCGACCTGCCGCCGGACCACGCCTTCCTGGCCAACCTGGCCGAGGCGGTGCAGGCCAGCATCACGGTTGCCGTGCGCACCGGAGACCGTGAACTCGCCCGCGCCACCCAGGCAGTGGAAGTGCTCGCCTACGACCAGTGGGCCGGCACACGGTCACTGCCGGAACTGCTGGCGGCGTTCTCCATGCCGAACGACCCGGCAGTCGATTCGCTGGTGGGCAAGGCGTCGCAGTTGCTGAAGGTGGCGCAGCCAGGGCTGTCGATGGACGGCTACCAGTCGAAGCGCCGCGAAGCAGTGTGGCAGCAGGTGTCGGCGCTCTACACCGCCGTGTGCAACGAGGGGCTGCAGTATGTCGAGCCGCCGGCCTCGTTCGGCACCGACGGGCAGAAGGTACGCACGCCGGGCCGCATCCTCGAGCACCGGGTGGGCAGTTGCCTGGATCTCGCGATGCTGTTCGCCTCCTGCCTGGAACAGGCCGGTCTCGGGGCCGTGGTGCTGCTGAAGGAAGGCCATGCATGGATCGGCGCCTGGCTGCACGACGCCGCATTCCCGGATCCGCTGGTCGATGACGTGCAGTCGGTGCGCAAGCGGGTGGCGAGCGGCGAGCTGCTGGTGTTCGAGACCACCGGCGTCGCGCAGCATCCGACGCAGCGGCCGTCGCTGCGCATCGCGCTCGAGCAGGGGCAGGGCTACCTCGCCGATGGCGGACAGTTCCTCTATGCGATCGACATCCGGCGCGCGCGCGCGGTGCACATCCGGCCGCTGCCGTCGCGGTCGATGGCGGTGGACGGCCCCGGCGCAGACACAGACAAAGGCGCGGCGGGCGGCACTCCGGCGGCCGCGGCCGCCCCCATCGAGCCCATGCCCGACCTGCCGCCGCTCGACCCGGCGCTGCTCAGGATCGTCGACGCCGGCCCAGACGACACGCCCGAGGGCCGGCTGTCGAAGTGGAAGTCGAAGCTGCTCGACCTGACCCTGCGCAACCGGCTGCTCAACTTCAAGCCATCGAAGTCGACGCTGCGTATCGCCGCGCCCGACCTCGCCGCGCTGGAAGATGCGCTGTCCGACGGCGGCGAGTTCCGCCTGCGCGCCGAACCAGAGATCATGGACGGGAAGGACCCCCGCTCGTCCGAGGTCCATCGCAACCGCACCGGCCAGACGCCGTGGGACGAGATGGCACGCAACGCGCTCGCCGACCGCGAACTGCTGGTCAGGCTCTCGCCCGAGGACCTGAGCGCGACGCTGACCAACCTGTTCCGCAAGGCACGCGAGGGGCTGGAGGAAGGCGGTGCGAACACGCTGTTCATCGCGTTCGGCCTGCTGCGCTGGACCGACACCGAACGGGCCGAGGCCTCGCACCTGGCGCCGATCCTGCTCGTGCCGGTGACGCTGCTGCGCCAGTCGGTACGCTCCGGCTTCCGGCTGGTGCGCCACGACGACGACGCGATCGTCAACCCGACGCTGCTGCAGATGATGCGGCTGCGCGAAGAGATCCGCATCGGCGACCTGGGCAGCCTCGGCAGCACCGCCAGTGCCGGCGCTGCCGCGGAAGCCCTGCCCACCGACGACAAGGGCATCGATGTCGCCCGCCTGCTGCAGGCGTTCCGCCTCGCGGTCACCGACCTCAAGCAATGGGAGGTGCTCGATGAAGCGCACCTCGGCCTGTTCTCGTTCACCAAATACCTGATGTGGAAGGACCTGCAGGACCGCACCGCGCAGCTCAAGGCCAACCGCGTGGTGCAGCACCTGATCGACCGCCCGGGCGAAGCGTTCGTGCGTGACGAGCCACTGCCCGGCCTGGACCGCCTCGACGACACCTATGCGCCGCAAGACATCCTGGCGCCACTGATCGCCGACTCGTCGCAGCTGAAAGCCATCTGCGCGATCGACGCCGGCCGCGACCTGGTGCTCGAGGGCCCGCCCGGCACCGGCAAGAGCCAGACGATCACCAACCTGATCGCGCACCTGCTGGCGAAGGGCCGCACCGTTCTGTTCGTCTCCGAGAAGCTGGCCGCGCTCGAAGTGGTGCACCGGCGGCTGGAGCAGATCGGCCTCGGCCCGTTCTGCCTCGAGCTGCATTCGGCGAAGGCGAAGAAGGCCGAGATCGTACGCGCGCTCGGGGCGACACTCGATATCGCCGCACGGAAGCCATCCGGTGAATGGCAGCGCGAGGCCGATCGCCTCGGCGCGCTGCGGCAGTCGCTCAACGGGCTGGTCGATGCGCTGCACCGGGCGTATCCGAACGGGCTCACTGTATTCGACGCGATCGGCACCTGCATCGCGGCACAAGGGCGCGACGACGCTGCGCCTGCCTCGCCGATGCCCTGGCCAGACCCGCAGGTGCACGACCGGGAAGCGCTCGACGCGCTGCGCGAACTGTCGCGGCGGATGGCCTCGCTCGCCGACCCGGTCGGCCGCATCGAGGGCCATCCGCTCGCCGCGATCGGCCACACCGAGTGGAGTCCGAGCTGGCAGGACGACCTGCTTGCCGCGGCGCGCACGCTCGATACCGCGATCGCGGCGTTCCAGCAGGCCGCACAGGCCGTCGGTGCCCACCTGAAACTTCCGTGCAGCGGGCTGTCGATGGACGGCTGGCGCTGCCTCGACCAGCTCGCCGACCTGCTGCTCGCGGCCCCGACGGTGCCGGCCGGCCTCGCCCGTGCGGCCCACGATGCGCGTGCGCGCGCCCGCATCCAGGTGCTGTCCAGGTGCGGCAGGGCGCGCAACGCTCACTGGCAGGCCATCGGCCCTGGCTGGACACCGCTGCTGGCGAAACTGAACGCCATCGAGCTGCAGGCCGAGTGGTCGCAGGCGAGCGCAACCTGGTGGCCGAAGTCGGCACTGGACAAACGCTCGATGCGCAAGCGGCTGGCTGCCTTTCGCGACGACGGCGCACCGCCGGCCGCCGACGCCATCCCCATGCTGTTCGAACCGCTGGCCGCGGTGAACGAAGAAGACCAGCTGCTGCGCTCGATGCAGGACGATGCCCAGGCACTGCTGCAGGAGCAGTTCGACGGCATCGCCACCGACTGGGCCGCTGTGGCCGGCCATGAGCGATGGGCGAAGCAGTTCGCCGACAGCGTCACCCGGGTCGCGGGCAGCGATCCGGCGCGGACGCACGCGTTGCGCGCCACGCTGCAACCGCTGGTAGCCGAGGACCGCGCGCTGCTGCGGCCCGACGGCCCGGTGGGCCGGGCGCTGGTCGAGCAGCGCGATGCCTGGCGCGCGCTGAACACCGCGCTGCAGGCGGTCGAAGCGCTGGCGAAGACCGCGCTCGAACACGTGACGGCGCCGGCAGCTGCGTCTGTAACTGCGTCCGCACCTGCGCCGGTACAGGGCGCAACCGCCGCCGGTGGCGCACTCGAACGCATTCGCAGTACCCTCGCCGGATGGGCCGCTGCACACCGCCGGCTGCAGCCGTGGTGCCTGTGGCGCAAGGTGCGCGAACAGGCGATCGCGCACGGGCTGCAAGGCATCGTGGCCACGCTGGAGAATGCCGGATCCAGCCGCACCGTGCCGCTCGCCGCGATCGCCAGCCACTTCGAATACAGCTATCGCCACTGGTGGGTGAAGAAGACCATCGACGGCGAACCGTTGCTGCGTGGCTTCTCGAGCGCCGATCATACGCGCTGCATCCTCGAGTTCCGCGATGCCGACGCGCGCTTCCAGGCGCTCACCCAGGCCTACATCGCCGCGAAGCTCGCCGCCGGCGTGCCTTGGTCCGGCCTGTCGCTGCCGGGCGCGGACGCCGAGCTCGGCCGGCTGCGCCGCGAGCTGCAGAAGCAGCGCCGGCACCTGCCGATCCGCCAGCTGGTGCAGGCGCTGCCGACGTTGCTGCCGCGGCTCAAGCCCTGCCTGCTGATGTCGCCACTGTCGGTCGCGCAGTACCTCGATGCCGGCTATGCACCGTTCGACCTGGTGGTGTTCGACGAGGCCTCGCAGATCACCGTCTGGGACGCCGTGGGCACCATCGCGCGCGGCCGGCAACTGGTGGTGGTCGGCGATCCGAAGCAGCTGCCGCCGACCAACTTCTTCAACAAGTCCACCGACAACGACGGCGCGACGACCGACGAGGAACAGATCGAAGACCTGGAGAGCATCCTCGACGAGTGCCTTGGCGCCGGCATGAACCGCAGCAGCCTGCAATGGCACTACCGCAGCCGGCACGAGAGCCTGATCGCGTTCAGCAACGTGACGTACTACGAGTCGAGCCTGATCACTTTCCCGTCACCGGTCACCAACGACACCGCAGTACGCTACGAGCGGGTCGAAGGCGTGTACGACCGCGGTGGCTCGCGCACCAACCGCATCGAGGCCGAGGCGGTCGTCGCGGCGATCGAGCGGCACTACCTCGACGCACCGGCTGCAGCCGACGGCACGCCGATCGACCGCAAGCCCCGCTCGATCGGCGTGGTCACCTTCAACCAGCCGCAGCAGGCGCTGATCGAGACGCTGCTCGACCAGCGGCGCAGCACGAACGCCGAACTCGACCGCGCGATCTCGGCTGCCAGCAACGAGCCGCTGTTCATCAAGAACCTCGAGAACGTGCAGGGCGACGAGCGCGACGTGATCTGCTTCTCGACCACCTTCGGCCTGGACGCCGCGGGGCGCATGACGATGAACTTCGGCCCGCTCAACGGCGAAGGCGGTCATCGACGCCTGAACGTGGCGATCACCCGCGCGCGCGAAGCCGTGCGTATCTTCAGTTCGCTGGACCCCGGGCAGATCGACACCTCGAAGGTACGCGCCGCGGGCGTGCGCGACCTCAAGCACTACCTCGACTTCGCGATCAAGGGTCCGCGCGCACTCATCGCGCAGTCCACGCCGACCGGACGCGAACCGGAGAGCCCGTTCGAGCAGGCGGTGATGCAGGCGCTGCGCGAACGCGGCTGGGATGTGCATGCGCAGGTAGGCTGCTCGGGCTACCGCATCGACCTGGCGGTGGTCGACCCGAACGCACCAGGGCGCTACCTGCTCGGCATCGAGTGCGACGGCCGGACGTACCACTCCGGGGCGACGGCACGCGATCGCGACCGGTTGCGTCAGTTCGTGCTGGAGAACCTCGGCTGGAAGATCGCGCGGGTGTGGTCGACCGACTGGTGGCGCGACGCCGAAGGAGAAGTGGACAAGCTCGTCGCGTGCCTGCGCAGCAGCGAGGTACAAGCGCCATAG